In a genomic window of Streptomyces sp. BHT-5-2:
- a CDS encoding NmrA family NAD(P)-binding protein: protein MILVTGATGTIGRYLVQALAEADVPFRALVRDARKGKELDCEFAVGDFDDPVSMVSALKGVDRLLLNSGGALPVDGQQPMVRQQTGVIDTARAVGVSGVVKVSAWQPGPDAKLSVRAHWEIEQYLKASGLRWASLQPTGYMQNFFTGEGGFTHSGALEGPYDAGRVAYIDAYDVAACAAVLLTGPLRGDETYALTGPEALTHEEIAAKLAIPFRNLTPQEAAEGLQAQGLPDWFVDDLLRLYAEMAAGTMSEVTTAVRELTGRAPRAFDEFLANR from the coding sequence ATGATTCTTGTGACAGGTGCGACCGGGACCATTGGCCGGTACCTGGTACAGGCTCTTGCGGAGGCGGACGTGCCCTTTCGGGCGCTGGTGCGGGACGCGCGCAAGGGCAAGGAGCTGGACTGCGAGTTCGCGGTCGGAGACTTCGACGATCCGGTGTCGATGGTGTCCGCCCTGAAAGGGGTTGACCGTCTTCTGCTCAACAGTGGCGGCGCGCTTCCCGTGGATGGGCAGCAGCCGATGGTCCGGCAGCAGACCGGCGTCATCGATACGGCGCGGGCTGTCGGGGTCTCGGGGGTGGTGAAGGTATCGGCGTGGCAACCCGGCCCCGACGCGAAGCTGTCCGTACGCGCGCACTGGGAGATCGAGCAGTACCTCAAGGCGTCTGGGCTGCGGTGGGCGTCGTTGCAGCCCACCGGTTACATGCAGAATTTCTTCACGGGCGAGGGCGGCTTCACCCACAGCGGTGCCTTGGAAGGTCCGTACGATGCAGGACGTGTGGCGTACATCGACGCCTACGACGTCGCTGCCTGTGCGGCAGTGCTGCTGACAGGCCCGCTCCGGGGCGACGAAACCTATGCGCTCACCGGGCCGGAGGCGCTGACGCATGAGGAGATCGCCGCCAAGCTCGCCATTCCCTTCCGAAATCTGACCCCTCAGGAGGCAGCTGAGGGTCTACAGGCACAGGGGTTGCCCGACTGGTTCGTAGATGACCTTCTGCGACTCTACGCAGAGATGGCAGCTGGCACGATGTCTGAGGTGACGACGGCGGTGCGGGAACTAACCGGGCGTGCGCCTCGTGCGTTCGACGAGTTCTTGGCGAACCGGTAG
- a CDS encoding helix-turn-helix transcriptional regulator, which produces MKIRWRLRMAAAQCEVWTGTELRRLLAEKAGLELSSASVSALFTKEPSQVKMTTLAALCTALECTPNDLIEVDTTPVERPIAPPRPVVDLPKAVGSARGRSMPPL; this is translated from the coding sequence ATGAAGATCCGATGGCGGCTTCGGATGGCTGCCGCCCAGTGCGAGGTCTGGACCGGCACCGAGTTGCGGCGGTTGCTGGCTGAGAAGGCTGGCCTGGAGTTGTCCTCCGCATCGGTGTCCGCGCTGTTCACCAAGGAACCCTCGCAGGTGAAGATGACCACGCTGGCCGCATTGTGCACCGCGCTGGAGTGCACCCCCAACGACCTCATCGAGGTCGACACGACCCCCGTCGAGCGGCCCATCGCCCCACCTCGGCCCGTCGTAGACCTCCCCAAGGCCGTCGGCTCCGCCCGGGGCCGGTCGATGCCGCCCTTGTGA